The Acidovorax sp. RAC01 genomic sequence GGCGGCCCCGGCTCCGGCCAGCGGTGCCACCAGTGCCCTGAGCCGCTGCACGGCCCTGAGCACCGACAACCAGGCCCGCCTGGCGTGCTTTGACCAGTGGGCGGCCGAACAAAAATGGCAGGCGCCCGAAGCCTCGGCGTCTGCAGCCGGTGGCGCTGCGGCCAGCGACAGCCCCAGCATGCCCGCACCGGTCGACAGCACGCTGCCCGCCACCCGCATCATTGACGTGGCCCGCACCGAAGGCTGCCGCGATCCGCAGTACAGCGACCTCTCGCGCTTCTGGGAGCTGGAGTCGGGCAGCGACTGCGGCACCTTCAGCTTCCGCGGCTACCGGCCCATCACCGTGTCGGTGGTGGCATCCGACTCGGTCAACCGCCAGCCCACATCGCCAGGGCCCAACAATTCGGCCACCACCAGCACCAACTACCGCACGACCGAAAACCGCATCCAGCTGTCGGTGCGCACCAAGGTGGCCCAGGGCCTGCTCACGCAGGGGCACCCTACGCTGAAGGATTCGGTGTGGTTTGGCTACTCGCAGCAGTCGTACTGGCAGCTGTTCACACCGCAGATCTCGCGCCCCTTCCGCGCCACCGACCACGAACCCGAGGTGATGTATGTGTACCCCACCACGGCCGAATTGCCGTTTGGCTGGAAGTGGCGCTACAGCGGCATCGGGCTGGTGCACCAGTCCAACGGCCAGAGCGAGCCGCTGTCGCGCAGCTGGAACCGCGCCTACCTGATGACCGGCATGGAGCTGGACAGCCGCTGGGTGGTGAACGCCCGGCTGTGGAAGCGCATCAGCGAAAGCGCCGACAGCGACGACAACCCCGGCATCAGCGACTACGTGGGCCGCGGCGAGCTGTCGGTGTTCTGGAACGTGAACAAGGAAAACACCGTGGGCGCCACGCTGCGCAGTTCCCTGTCGAGCAGCGACCGCGGATCGGTGCGGCTGGAGTGGATGCAGACCCTGGGCAGCGGCCTGTGGGGCAGCAAGAGCAACCTGCGCCTGCACACCGCCCTGTTCAGCGGCTATGGCGACAGCATGATCGACTACAACCGCAAGCGCACCGTGTTCAGCGTGGGGCTGAGCCTGGTGGACTTCTAGAAGCACAGAGAACACCCCCCTGAGGCGCTGCGCGCCTTCCCCCTGCTCTTACATCGCTGCGCGATGTGGGCAGGGGGACGCAGCCATCGCTGCGGGGCGGCCCTTGCTTGGCTGCCCTCGCTGGAGCATGCCAGTTGCAAAGGCCTCGCGCAAAGCGGGGCAAAGAAGGAAGGGTCCCCGGCCCGACGCCTTCACAACTTGTTACGACATCATCCTCAAGTTGCGGTCATCCGTGCCGACGGGCCACGACAATGTCACGCGCGCCGAGCCCTGCATGGCCTTGCGCGAAAGGCGCCGGATAAGAGCCCCTTTCGCACCGTTTTACCTGCCATTGCCCCGCCGTGCGACCTCGACAATGCCGACAAAGAGGAACATCCCATGGACATGCAATACCAGCTCAAGGCAGGCAGCTACTACCTGTATGACATGCGCGAAGCGCCCAGCGCCGTGACGGGCGAGCGCCGGTTCAAGCTCAAGACCGACACCGTGGCCATTGCCTTTGATGCGTACACGGGCGAATTGCACCAGCACGGCAGCCCTGCCCGCATCCAGTCGTGGGCCAACAACACACGCCGCCGCCTGCGCGCCGCCGGCGCCCAGGACGTGGCCAACGACATCGTCGTCGTGTCGGGCCCGTTGCCGGTGGATGAACTCAACAAATGCCTGTGGGTGCGCGGCTACGTGCGCCGCATGTTCTCGCGCCTGGCCACGCTGCCGCACGGCAAGTTCCAAAAGCCTGCAGAGCCGTTTCGCAAGGCGGCCTGAGGGGCAGCCACTGCGCAGCGCGGCGGCACCTGCGTTACTGGTACTTCGCTGCCGTGATGAACTCGCCAAACGTCTCGCACCAGACGATCACGGCCGCATATTTCGCCGGGTCCACGCCCAAAGGCAGCGTCACCACAAAATTCTCGAACGTCTTCACGTCACCCACCCGCAGCATGCTGGGCTTGAGCCGCTGAAATTCAGCCTCGGTCTCCACAAACGTGGGTGACAGGTAGAGCTTGTAATCCGGCCCCGGCGCAACCCGGCCCAACAGTGAAACGGTGGTCGCCGTCACGGTGACAGCACCCTCGCCCCAGTGCAGGGCATCGCTGTCCTTCAGATCCCGCCTGAACTCGCCTTTGAAAAGCGCCTGCGCCGACGCCGCCTGCACCTGCTCCGCCGTGGGCGCATCGGGCGCAATGAGAATGGGCAACGCATAGATGCCGCCCGCAAAGCCTGCAACGGCCATGGCAGCATGCGAGAGAGTGAGCAAAACGGTTCTGCGTGTGTTCATGGGCGGTGGCCAAGGTCATCGGTTGGAATGCTGCAGCGGGCCACGCGGCCCCGTGGGTGACGCCGCACCGCTGAGCGGCGTCGGCGCAAAGGAAAAATGGTCAGGCACCACTGCGTCCACGGCGCAGTGCAAGCGCCAAGCCGACGACGATCACGAGCGGGCCGCCGACCACGAACACAAGATTCATCATGCGGTCGATGCCGGCCGATGCCCCCCAGGCACGAATTCCAACAACCAGCAGCCACGCGCCCCAACCGGCAAGCAGTATGCCCGCCAGCCACCGCACCCAGCCGCCCGCGCGCACCGCCCTGGAGCCATCGGGGATGGGAGCGGTAGTGTCGCCCGGCGCGCCGCGCAGCAGCGCCCAGCACCCTGCTGCGCTCAGCGCGAACATGAGGCCCATGGCGCTCCCTTGCGTCCATTGCGCCGCACCGATCGACGGGCGGTAAGGCTTGAAGGGGCCGAGGATGTGCATCACCAGCCCCACCGTGGCGATCACGAGAAACACCCCCAGCCCTTCCATCCACAGCCCGGAAGAGGCCATGCTGCGCCCGCGCGCAGGCAGCGGTTGGGGTGCAGGGGACCGCGCCCAAAAGGACCAGGCGAACGCGGCGCAGGGCACCAGCCAGCAGAGATAAAGGGCGAGGTAGCCCAAACTCAGAGGTGGACGGAAGGCGAGCACCAGGTGCATCCCCGCGCCGAGGGCCAGGAGCAGTGCGAATGTGGTTCTGGGGCGCATGGGTGGGGCGGTATGTGGCTTAACCAATTAAGGTAATCGGCAGCTGAAAGCTATCCGCTTGAGCGCCGGGCTAGAAAAATAATTCGATCCCAACCCCTTTGCTTTACCGAACCTAGTCCCCTTTATTTTTTTCGATTGATTGACCAACCATTTACCACATTCAGACACTCCACGCCCTGGGTCACTCCAATGGTTGGGGAACTAAACTGCACAACCGCCTCTCGCCCTGGTTCAATAAAGTATTCAAGCTGCAGCACAAATGGGGATAAGCTTAATGCATCTTCGCAACGCGACGGCGCGTGTTCAATTCCTATGCTTGCGACATTAAACTGCGACGAATTAACGATGTGAATAAACAAGCCGTCTGCTGTTTTCCACCATGTTTGAGCGTCCTCTATCTTGGCAACATCACTTTTCGGAATGTGGTATTCATTTTGCCGCGGGGACTGTGCAACGCTAGCGTTGATACGACTTAACGTGCCAGCTTTAATTCGGCTCATTAATCCAGATGCACGAACCTCAAACGAAGACTTGGTTTCCTGAGCCACGACACCACCGCCTTCCACGCTTGGTTTTGGTGCCGGGTCCTTGCTTATCTCGTACTTGCGCTCCCACGGGTTGGTATCAGACTGTGGTTGAGTAATTACTCCATTTTCAAAATTAGGGTAATCATTGAATGATTGTTGAGATGCTCTCTTTTTATAGTCTTGATATTGTGGCAAAGCAACAGCAGCAATGATGCCAATGAGAAATATCACAAGGGTAGCTTTTCCAACCCATTTTGGAATTGAAAGAGGTGATGCATTTTCGTCTTTTCGCAGCTTGTGCTTTGCCCGACTTACGCCAACACCTGCACCAAAAAGAGCCCACCAAAAGCCCTTGCCAATGATTGGCAATAAGCTATTTTCGTCACCCCATTTCATCCATGTAATTAAAATCGTTCCAAGAAGGCTCCCCCCAAACCACGCAACCAAAAATGCTAAAGCAAAACCGACAATCGCCCTCCAAAGGTGTAGGCCGGTGGATGTAATTCCATATGCAATTCCATATGCAATACCGAAAATCAATAAATACGTGAGCATAGCTCTCCCTCAATAGAAATTAATTTTTAGACGACCAGCGCCTTGGCCACCAAACGCAGGCAACCGACCAAGCTAACTTATGGTTTATCTGACCAGACGAACGATACCCACAATCGCGGTCATTAAAAAACCGCATCACCCAAAAAAGTGTTTGAACTCAGGCCTGTCACTCAGCACACGGGATGAATGAACAGGCATCGCAAAGCCGACAAACCTGACTGGGCCTCCACGGTCCATCAAGCTGCCGGATCAAGTCTGCGAGAGGGTTCGCTATCTGCACTACAGCCTACAGACCGAAAAGGCCTACGTCTATTGGGCAAAGGCATTCCTGTTGTGGACGGCCCGAACCCAGGGCGCGTTTTGGCCCCCCGCGAAATGGGGCAAGGGGACGTCGAAGGTTTTCTGACCATGCTGGCGACCGAGAAGAAGGTAGCGCCCGCCACGCACCGGCAAGCACTGAATGCGCTGTTGTTTTTGTACCGGCAGGTGCTGGGTATGGAGCTGCCATGGCTGCAGCAGATGGGCCGCCCGCCAGAGCGCAAGCGCATTCCGGTCGTGCTGACGGTGGCGGCTGGCGGTTCGACCAGCCCCCTGGGTGCGCTGGCCCTGCCATAGCTGCCTGCCTAACTGCCTGCCTGCGGCGCGCAGACCACCGCAAGCGGTGACAGGGGCTACGACGAAGCTGTTGCCAGTGCATCCCCACCAAGTCAGGCTCGCCACGGGGCGACTTCCTGGCAAATTTTGAGCGAAATGAGCCGGTAGCCCCCGCAGATTCATCCCTGATTGCTATTTAGTTGATAGCACATCAGCATCTCACAACACCTCACAGCGCCAGCACCACCCGCCCCCCCGCTGCCCGTGAGCAGCAAGCCAGCATGCGCTTGCCAGCCGCGCGCTCGCTGTGGGTCAGCACCTTGTCGCGGTGGTCGATGGCACCGTCCAGCACGGCCACTTCGCAGGTGCCGCACAGGCCTTCGTTGCAGTCGCAGGGCACGTCCACCCCGGCGGCTTGCAGGGCTTGCAGCAGGGTGCGGTCGGGCGGCACATGCACCTGCAGGTTGGAGTCGCGCAGTTCGGCCACAAAGGCGTGTTCTTTGGCCGGGTCCAGCGCGGCGCCTTCGCCGCTGAAGTGTTCGTAGTGCAGCACGCCTTCGGGCCAGGTGGTGGCCAGGGATTCCAGCTCGTCGATGAGGCGGTTGGGCCCGCAGGCATACACGCGGTCTTGCGGGGTGATGCCGGCCAGCACGGCGGGCAAGTCCAGGCGCTGGCCTTCGGCCTTCACGTAAAGCCGCAGGTGGGCGGCGTGGTCTTGCTGCAGGCGCGCCAGCAGCGCCATTTGCGCGCGGGCACGGCCTGCGTAGTGCAGGGTGTAGGGTTTGCCCAGGGCCTTCAGGCGGTCGGCCATTGCCAGCATGGGGGTGATGCCGATGCCCGCGGCAATCAGCACGTAGCGCTGGGCGGTTTCATCCAGGCGGAACATGTTCTTGGGGCCGGCCAGTTGCAGCGTGCTGCCCACGGGCAGTGCATCGCAGAAGTGGCGCGAGCCGCCGCGGCCTGCTGACTCGCGCTGCACCACCACCTGCAGGGTGTGGCGGTCCTCCGGGCGGCCGCACAGCGAGTATTTGCGGCGGTAGCCGCCTGCGACCAGGTCCACATGGGCACCGGCAGACCACGCGGGCAGCGGGGCACCGTCGGTGCTGGCAAACACCAGGCGCCACTGGCCATCGCCCTCGGGTTCGCGGGCCTGCAGCACCACGGTGCGGGTGATGCCGTCCTTGGCGGGCGGGCCGATGGTGAAAGTGGCGGGCACGGCGGCAGGCGGTGTGGATGCCAGGCGCTCGGGGTTGCGCGCCGGGTCCCACTCTACCCACAGCTCGGACGGGCCGCGGAACGAGGTGTTGGACAGGTAGTCGATGTGCTGCCCTTCCACCAGGCGCATGTGCGGCAGGCGGCGCACAAATTCTTCGATGAACACGCGCATCTGCAGGCGGCCGATGTTCTTGCCCATGCACTGGTGCGCACCGTAGCCAAAGGTCATGTGCTCTACCGCGCTTTCGCGGTACACGTCGACCTCGTCGGGGTTCTCGAAGTGGCGCGGGTCGAAGTTGGCCGAGGCCTGCACCAGCAGCAGCTTGCTGCCCTTGGGCAGGTGGATGCCGCCCACCACCGCATCGGCCGTGGCCACACGCCTCCACGCAATGATGGAGCCGGCCACGCGCAGGCACTCTTCCACCGCGTTGGGAATGAGCGCGGGGTTGGCGCAGATGTCGTTCCACGCCTTGCGGTGCGACAGCAGCGTGAGGAAGGCGTTGGCCGTGGCGTTGGAGGTGGTTTCGTGCGCGGCGGCCAGGATGGCCATCATCATCGAGCGCAAGTACGACTCGGGCACCACGTCGGGGTGGGCGATGTGCTGGCGGATGGTTTCGTACATCCAGCCTTCGCCGTCGGGCTGGGCGCGCATGGTGTCCAGAATGCGCTGCGCGGTCTGCCAGAAGCGACCGACGTTGTGCGCGATTTCCACTTGCTCCTCTGGCGTGGGGCGGCCCCAGGTGTTCAGGGTGTGGGCCACCGCAAACTGGCGCAGCTGCTCGGCGCCTTCGTCGGGCACGCCCAAGAATTTCAGCGCAATCGTCAACGGGATCTCGTAGAACATCTCGGCCACCAGGTCGGCCCGGCCCTTGTCCACAAAGCGGTCCATGGTCTGGCGCGCGAGCTGGCGCACCATGGGTTCGAGGGTGATGAGCCGCTCGGG encodes the following:
- a CDS encoding phospholipase A, yielding MTRPRSSAPGAALPTLAALPLALGRTASLVLAVLAPAGAALAQAPAAPAPASGATSALSRCTALSTDNQARLACFDQWAAEQKWQAPEASASAAGGAAASDSPSMPAPVDSTLPATRIIDVARTEGCRDPQYSDLSRFWELESGSDCGTFSFRGYRPITVSVVASDSVNRQPTSPGPNNSATTSTNYRTTENRIQLSVRTKVAQGLLTQGHPTLKDSVWFGYSQQSYWQLFTPQISRPFRATDHEPEVMYVYPTTAELPFGWKWRYSGIGLVHQSNGQSEPLSRSWNRAYLMTGMELDSRWVVNARLWKRISESADSDDNPGISDYVGRGELSVFWNVNKENTVGATLRSSLSSSDRGSVRLEWMQTLGSGLWGSKSNLRLHTALFSGYGDSMIDYNRKRTVFSVGLSLVDF
- a CDS encoding DM13 domain-containing protein, with translation MNTRRTVLLTLSHAAMAVAGFAGGIYALPILIAPDAPTAEQVQAASAQALFKGEFRRDLKDSDALHWGEGAVTVTATTVSLLGRVAPGPDYKLYLSPTFVETEAEFQRLKPSMLRVGDVKTFENFVVTLPLGVDPAKYAAVIVWCETFGEFITAAKYQ
- a CDS encoding phage integrase N-terminal SAM-like domain-containing protein, with protein sequence MGQGDVEGFLTMLATEKKVAPATHRQALNALLFLYRQVLGMELPWLQQMGRPPERKRIPVVLTVAAGGSTSPLGALALP
- a CDS encoding cytochrome P450/oxidoreductase, with the protein product MSLPPLSTPSKPSDRCPVDHQALASAAALAPNGCPISARAAAFNPFEPAYMQAPGDYLRWAREEEPVFWSPELGYWVVTRYEDVKAVFRDNLLFSPSVALEKITPASPEVLQILQGYGFAMNRTMVNEDEPDHMARRRLLMDAFLPERLITLEPMVRQLARQTMDRFVDKGRADLVAEMFYEIPLTIALKFLGVPDEGAEQLRQFAVAHTLNTWGRPTPEEQVEIAHNVGRFWQTAQRILDTMRAQPDGEGWMYETIRQHIAHPDVVPESYLRSMMMAILAAAHETTSNATANAFLTLLSHRKAWNDICANPALIPNAVEECLRVAGSIIAWRRVATADAVVGGIHLPKGSKLLLVQASANFDPRHFENPDEVDVYRESAVEHMTFGYGAHQCMGKNIGRLQMRVFIEEFVRRLPHMRLVEGQHIDYLSNTSFRGPSELWVEWDPARNPERLASTPPAAVPATFTIGPPAKDGITRTVVLQAREPEGDGQWRLVFASTDGAPLPAWSAGAHVDLVAGGYRRKYSLCGRPEDRHTLQVVVQRESAGRGGSRHFCDALPVGSTLQLAGPKNMFRLDETAQRYVLIAAGIGITPMLAMADRLKALGKPYTLHYAGRARAQMALLARLQQDHAAHLRLYVKAEGQRLDLPAVLAGITPQDRVYACGPNRLIDELESLATTWPEGVLHYEHFSGEGAALDPAKEHAFVAELRDSNLQVHVPPDRTLLQALQAAGVDVPCDCNEGLCGTCEVAVLDGAIDHRDKVLTHSERAAGKRMLACCSRAAGGRVVLAL